The Pseudomonas triclosanedens genome has a window encoding:
- a CDS encoding LysM peptidoglycan-binding domain-containing protein, with the protein MPPKTRKTSDLDALARAIRVSVLLLAAGLAGCQSTKQVDNDGPARNASRAVDVQFNPAWSESQNDIWERMRSGFQLQDQIDTNPRIERQRLWFMSNQSFLENASERGSPYMHYIVERLEERDMPLELALLPVIESSYNPMAVSRAQAVGLWQFIPSTGTHFNLRQTNLYDGRRDITASTNAALTYLTRLHDMFNGDWLLALAAYNAGEGTVSRAIERNQKLGLPTDYWNLPLPQETQDYVPKLLALSQLVMAPNIYGISLNPIANEPYFTSIRVKPGLDLSRVAALADLDEDELYQLNPAFKRRITVDAANHLLVPMDKADTLRASIATLKPQEIVASQQYRVRKGDSLHSIAQRYRLTVAELKSANRLSANRLRNGQVLVIPGQPGRPVIEPESPRQLAQVERSPARTASRTYTVKSGDNLWQIAKKNNVDVADIKRWNDLGSHGVKPGQVLKLQGGTTAATQVASRSKSKQDNVTYYKVKQGDSMYLIAKRFNVEMQHIKRWNPRSGKALKPGQTLTLYLDTASR; encoded by the coding sequence ATGCCGCCAAAGACCAGAAAGACCTCCGATCTAGACGCATTGGCTCGTGCCATCCGAGTCTCCGTGCTGCTGCTGGCAGCCGGTCTCGCCGGCTGCCAGTCGACCAAGCAGGTCGACAATGACGGCCCGGCCCGCAACGCCTCTCGCGCAGTCGATGTGCAGTTCAATCCGGCCTGGTCGGAGTCCCAGAACGACATCTGGGAACGCATGCGCTCCGGTTTCCAGTTGCAGGACCAGATCGACACCAATCCGCGCATCGAGCGCCAGCGCCTCTGGTTCATGAGCAACCAGTCGTTCCTGGAAAACGCCAGCGAGCGCGGCAGCCCTTACATGCACTACATCGTCGAGCGTCTGGAAGAGCGCGACATGCCGCTGGAGCTGGCCCTGCTTCCGGTGATCGAGAGCTCCTACAACCCGATGGCGGTATCCCGCGCCCAGGCTGTCGGCCTCTGGCAGTTCATCCCGAGCACCGGCACGCATTTCAATCTGCGCCAGACCAACCTGTACGATGGTCGTCGCGATATCACCGCATCGACCAACGCCGCCCTGACCTACCTGACCCGCCTGCATGACATGTTCAACGGCGACTGGCTGCTGGCCCTGGCCGCCTACAACGCCGGCGAAGGTACCGTCAGCCGCGCCATCGAGCGCAACCAGAAGCTCGGCCTGCCAACCGACTACTGGAACCTGCCGCTGCCGCAGGAAACCCAGGACTACGTGCCCAAACTGCTGGCTCTGTCGCAACTGGTGATGGCGCCCAATATCTACGGCATCAGCCTCAACCCGATCGCCAACGAGCCGTACTTCACCTCCATTCGAGTGAAACCGGGCCTTGACCTGTCGCGCGTCGCTGCCCTCGCCGACCTGGATGAAGACGAGCTCTACCAGCTCAACCCGGCATTCAAACGCCGTATCACCGTCGATGCCGCGAACCACCTACTCGTGCCGATGGACAAGGCCGACACCCTGCGCGCGAGCATCGCCACGCTCAAGCCCCAGGAAATCGTCGCCTCCCAGCAGTACCGCGTTCGCAAGGGCGACAGCCTGCACAGCATCGCCCAGCGCTACCGCCTGACCGTCGCCGAGCTGAAATCCGCCAACCGCCTGAGTGCAAACCGCCTGCGCAATGGCCAGGTACTGGTCATCCCCGGCCAGCCGGGTCGCCCGGTCATCGAGCCGGAGAGCCCGCGCCAACTGGCGCAGGTCGAGCGCTCTCCCGCACGCACCGCCAGCCGCACCTACACCGTGAAGAGCGGTGATAACCTCTGGCAGATCGCCAAGAAGAACAACGTCGATGTTGCCGATATCAAGCGCTGGAACGACCTGGGCAGCCACGGCGTCAAGCCGGGCCAGGTGCTCAAGCTGCAGGGCGGCACCACCGCGGCGACCCAGGTGGCATCGCGCAGCAAGAGCAAGCAGGACAATGTGACCTACTACAAGGTCAAGCAAGGCGACTCGATGTACCTGATCGCCAAGCGCTTCAACGTCGAAATGCAGCACATCAAGCGCTGGAACCCGCGCAGCGGCAAGGCCCTGAAGCCTGGCCAGACCCTGACGCTCTATCTCGACACCGCCAGCCGCTGA
- the gloB gene encoding hydroxyacylglutathione hydrolase: MIQIDALPAFSDNYLWLLQDVTRLQCAVVDPGDAGPVLAWLEAHPGWTLTDILVTHHHADHVGGVARLKADTGARVLGPAGENIPARDLALEDGDRVEVLGLGFEILHVPGHTLGHIAYFHDADQPLLFCGDTLFAGGCGRLFEGTPAQMYASLSRLAALPGQTGVYCTHEYTLSNLRFACAVEPNNPEVQARFEQVRQWREQGRISLPSSIALERATNPFLRVQETSVKKIADERDGQEIRTPEEVFATIRRWKDQF, translated from the coding sequence ATGATACAGATAGACGCGCTACCCGCCTTTTCCGACAACTACCTCTGGCTGTTGCAGGATGTGACCCGTCTCCAGTGCGCGGTGGTCGACCCGGGCGATGCCGGCCCGGTACTGGCCTGGCTCGAGGCCCATCCTGGCTGGACGCTGACCGATATCCTGGTCACCCATCACCATGCCGATCACGTTGGCGGCGTCGCCCGGCTGAAGGCCGATACCGGCGCGCGGGTGCTCGGCCCGGCTGGCGAGAATATCCCCGCGCGCGATCTCGCCCTGGAAGACGGTGACCGCGTCGAAGTGCTCGGGCTGGGCTTCGAGATTCTCCACGTTCCAGGACATACCCTCGGCCACATTGCCTATTTCCATGACGCCGACCAGCCGCTGCTGTTCTGCGGCGATACCCTGTTCGCCGGAGGCTGCGGCCGCCTGTTCGAAGGAACGCCAGCGCAGATGTACGCGTCACTGAGCCGCCTGGCCGCGCTGCCCGGTCAGACCGGCGTTTACTGCACGCACGAGTACACCCTGAGCAACCTGCGCTTCGCCTGCGCGGTGGAGCCGAACAACCCGGAAGTACAGGCGCGCTTCGAGCAGGTCAGGCAATGGCGCGAACAAGGACGGATCAGCCTGCCCTCTTCCATCGCCCTGGAACGCGCGACAAACCCCTTCCTGCGGGTACAGGAAACATCCGTTAAGAAAATAGCCGACGAGCGGGATGGCCAGGAAATCCGCACTCCCGAAGAGGTTTTTGCGACTATTCGTCGCTGGAAGGATCAGTTCTGA
- a CDS encoding class I SAM-dependent methyltransferase produces the protein MIEQEPFAQADADWLELIAQARDWLAGPIGGMMLAEEQQLLIDELERYFGGYLVHYGPHAELPASTGNIQRGVRLGPPLPGVEIACDEAAWPLGEHAADVVLLQHGLDFCLSPHRLLREAARSVRPGGHLLVVGVNPWSAWGIRHYFARDALRRARCISPARVCDWLNLLGFALEKRRYGCYRPPLASAAWQARLARMESWGPVLQGSGAGFYLLVARKLVVGLRPLRQLRREPRGQLVPLPVAKVSRRDSES, from the coding sequence ATGATCGAACAGGAACCTTTCGCCCAGGCCGACGCGGATTGGCTTGAGCTGATCGCCCAGGCACGTGACTGGCTCGCCGGGCCGATCGGCGGAATGATGCTCGCCGAAGAGCAGCAGTTGCTGATCGACGAACTGGAACGCTATTTCGGTGGTTATCTGGTGCACTACGGCCCCCACGCCGAACTGCCGGCCAGTACCGGCAACATCCAGCGCGGCGTGCGCCTCGGACCACCATTGCCGGGTGTCGAGATAGCCTGCGACGAAGCGGCCTGGCCGCTGGGCGAGCACGCAGCCGATGTCGTGCTCCTGCAGCATGGCCTCGACTTCTGCCTTTCGCCGCACCGCCTGTTGCGCGAAGCGGCGCGCAGCGTGCGCCCGGGAGGGCATCTGCTGGTGGTCGGGGTCAATCCCTGGAGCGCCTGGGGCATCCGTCATTACTTCGCCCGTGATGCCCTGCGCCGCGCGCGCTGCATCTCGCCGGCGCGGGTCTGCGACTGGCTCAATCTGCTGGGATTCGCGCTGGAGAAACGCCGCTACGGGTGCTATCGTCCGCCGCTTGCGTCGGCGGCCTGGCAGGCTCGCCTGGCCCGCATGGAGTCCTGGGGGCCGGTCCTGCAGGGTTCGGGAGCGGGCTTCTATCTTCTTGTGGCGCGCAAGCTGGTGGTAGGCCTGCGGCCGCTGCGCCAGCTCCGTCGGGAGCCGCGCGGCCAACTGGTGCCGCTGCCGGTGGCCAAGGTCAGCCGCCGCGATTCCGAGTCCTGA
- the rnhA gene encoding ribonuclease HI — translation MSEEKVEIYTDGACKGNPGPGGWGAVLFYKGAERELWGGEPETTNNRMELMAAIMALAALKRRCDVRIVTDSQYVMQGITEWMVNWKKRGWKTAAKQPVKNADLWQALDEQVNRHNVEWSWVRGHTGHPGNERADMLANRGVSELPR, via the coding sequence ATGAGCGAAGAGAAAGTCGAGATCTACACCGACGGCGCCTGCAAGGGCAATCCTGGCCCCGGAGGCTGGGGAGCCGTGCTGTTCTACAAGGGCGCCGAGCGCGAACTGTGGGGCGGCGAGCCGGAAACCACCAACAATCGCATGGAACTGATGGCAGCCATCATGGCCCTTGCCGCGCTCAAGCGGCGTTGTGATGTGCGCATAGTTACCGACTCGCAGTACGTCATGCAGGGTATCACCGAGTGGATGGTCAACTGGAAGAAGCGTGGCTGGAAGACCGCCGCCAAGCAGCCGGTGAAGAATGCCGACCTGTGGCAGGCACTGGACGAGCAGGTGAACCGGCATAATGTCGAGTGGAGCTGGGTGCGCGGGCATACCGGCCATCCCGGCAACGAGCGGGCGGACATGCTCGCCAACCGTGGCGTGAGCGAACTGCCGCGCTGA
- the dnaQ gene encoding DNA polymerase III subunit epsilon produces the protein MRSVVLDTETTGMPVTDGHRIIEIGCVELEGRRLTGRHFHVYLQPDREVDEGAIAVHGITNDFLKDKPRFREVADDFFEFINGAQLIIHNAAFDVGFINNEFALLGQSERAEVSDYCSILDTLLMARERHPGQRNNLDALCKRYGVDNSGRDLHGALLDAEILADVYLAMTGGQTSLSLAGNGADVDGSGRAQASAIRRLAAGRAATRVIRASEEELAAHMARLAVIEKSAGGPSLWVQMDAPKE, from the coding sequence ATGCGCAGCGTCGTACTGGATACCGAAACGACCGGCATGCCGGTCACCGATGGCCACCGGATCATCGAGATCGGCTGCGTCGAGCTGGAAGGCCGCCGCCTGACCGGTCGGCACTTCCACGTTTACCTGCAGCCGGACCGCGAAGTGGACGAGGGCGCCATTGCTGTCCACGGCATCACCAATGACTTCCTGAAGGACAAGCCGCGTTTCCGCGAGGTTGCCGACGACTTCTTCGAGTTCATCAACGGCGCCCAGTTGATCATCCACAACGCGGCGTTCGACGTCGGCTTCATCAACAACGAATTCGCCCTGCTGGGGCAGTCGGAGCGCGCCGAGGTCAGCGACTACTGTTCGATCCTCGATACCCTGCTGATGGCCCGTGAGCGCCATCCGGGCCAGCGCAACAATCTCGATGCCCTGTGCAAGCGCTATGGCGTCGATAACTCCGGCCGCGACCTGCACGGCGCACTGCTCGATGCCGAGATTCTCGCCGACGTCTATCTGGCGATGACTGGTGGCCAGACCAGCCTGTCGCTGGCTGGCAATGGTGCGGATGTCGACGGCAGCGGTCGCGCGCAGGCCAGTGCGATCCGGCGCCTTGCCGCCGGTCGCGCGGCGACCCGGGTGATCCGTGCCAGCGAGGAAGAACTGGCGGCCCATATGGCGCGCCTGGCAGTGATCGAGAAGTCCGCTGGCGGCCCGTCGCTTTGGGTACAGATGGACGCCCCCAAGGAGTGA